The following coding sequences lie in one Lolium perenne isolate Kyuss_39 chromosome 2, Kyuss_2.0, whole genome shotgun sequence genomic window:
- the LOC127334890 gene encoding psbP domain-containing protein 2, chloroplastic, translating into MPLVGSVGCPRRGPPLKLARRTQHPPPPPPLTRRAVSAASLLLTAVPFLASSPQLPVASASETDAEAVGGGGSAAVLELERYTDQDQGFTLLKPASWPKVEKAGATALFQQEGKGSNNIGVVVNPVRLSSLTDFGTPQFVADRLLQAEKKKESTKSAEVISTGERSGHDGLTVYEIEYSLDSTRGGMKRIFTAAFVASRKLYLLNVAHSDTEEKPLDKQTRLVLEEVLHSFDTV; encoded by the exons ATGCCACTCGTCGGCTCCGTCGGCTGCCCTCGCCGCGGCCCGCCGCTGAAGCTCGCCCGCCGCACCCAGcacccgcctcctcctccgccccttACCAGGCGGGCCGTTTCCGCCGCTTCGCTGCTCCTCACAGCCGTCCCTTTCCTCGCCTCGTCACCGCAACTCCCCGTGGCCTCAGCATCGGAAACGGATGCAGAAGCcgtgggaggaggaggaagcgcgGCGGTGCTGGAGCTGGAGCGGTACACCGACCAGGACCAGGGGTTCACCCTCCTCAAGCCCGCCTCATGGCCCAAG GTGGAGAAGGCAGGCGCGACGGCTCTATTTCAGCAGGAGGGGAAGGGGAGTAACAACATCGGAGTCGTCGTCAACCCTGTCCGCCTCTCCTCGCTGACGGATTTTGGTACGCCGCAGTTCGTCGCGGACAGGCTTCTGCAGGCAGAGAAGAAAAAG GAAAGTACCAAATCCGCGGAGGTGATTTCTACTGGAGAGAGATCAGGTCATGATGGCCTGACAGTGTACGAAATCGAGTACTCACTGGATAGCACCAGGGGAGGGATGAAGCGGATCTTCACGGCGGCGTTTGTTGCTTCTAGAAAGCTCTACCTGCTCAATGTAGCCCACTCTGATACCGAGGAGAAGCCCTTGGACAAGCAGACTAGACTTGTTCTTGAGGAAGTCCTTCATTCATTTGATACTGTATAG
- the LOC127334891 gene encoding amino-acid permease BAT1 homolog: MAGGDAVDSGEKRLNELGYKQELRREMTLFKTLAISFSTMTLFTGITPLYGTSLQYAGPASLVWGWVVVSFFTWFVGIAMAEICSSFPTTGSLYFWAAHLAGPVWGPLASWCCAWLEAIGLIAGIGTQAYAGSQVLQSIILLCTGTNKGGGYLAPRWLFLVMYLSLTFIWAVLNTFALEVIAVLDVISMWWQVIGGTVIVIMLPLVAKSTQPASYVFTHFEKAPDVTGISSSAYAVILSFLVSQYSLYGYDAAAHLTEETKGADKNGPIAILSSIGIITVFGWAYILALTFSIQDFSYLYDPTNETAGTFVPAQILYDAFHGRYNNSTGAIVLLFVIWASFFFGGLSITTSAARVVYALSRDRGVPFSSVWRKIHPTRKVPGNAVWLCAAVCALLGLPILWINVVFTAITSVATIGWVGGYAVPIFARMVMREADFRPGPFYLGRASRPVCLVAFLWICYTCSVFLLPTVYPIKTDTFNYAPIALGVVLGLIMLWWVVDARKWFKGPVRNIDEQVDHNGDGNGSVKV; encoded by the exons ATGGCCGGGGGAGATGCGGTCGACTCCGGCGAGAAGCGCCTCAATGAGCTCGGCTACAAGCAGGAGCTCCGGCGGGAAATG ACGCTGTTCAAGACGCTGGCCATCTCATTCTCGACGATGACGCTCTTCACGGGGATCACGCCGCTGTACGGGACCAGCCTGCAGTACGCCGGGCCGGCCTCCCTCGTCTGGGGGTGGGTCGTCGTCTCCTTCTTCACCTGGTTCGTCGGCATCGCCATGGCCGAGATCTGCTCCTCCTTCCCT ACCACTGGTTCTCTGTACTTCTGGGCTGCTCATCTGGCcggcccggtctggggtccgttGGCATCCTGGTGCTGCGCTTGGCTGGAGGCCATAGGCCTCATTGCCGGAATCGGCACGCAG GCATACGCAGGATCCCAGGTGCTCCAGAGCATAATTCTGCTATGCACCGGCACCAACAAAGGCGGCGGCTATCTAGCTCCTCGCTGGCTGTTCCTCGTCATGTACCTTTCGTTGACGTTCATCTGGGCAGTGCTCAACACTTTCGCGCTGGAAGTCATCGCCGTTCTTGACGTGATCTCTATGTGGTGGCAG GTGATCGGTGGCACTGTCATAGTGATCATGCTCCCCCTGGTGGCGAAATCCACGCAGCCGGCCTCGTACGTGTTCACCCATTTCGAGAAGGCGCCGGACGTGACTGGGATCAGCAGCAGCGCCTACGCGGTCATCCTGTCCTTCCTGGTGAGCCAGTACTCCCTCTACGGgtacgacgcggcggcgcaccTGACGGAGGAGACCAAGGGCGCCGACAAGAACGGCCCCATCGCCATCCTCTCCAGCATCGGCATCATCACCGTCTTCGGCTGGGCCTACATCCTCGCCCTCACCTTCAGCATTCAGGACTTCAGCTACCTCTACGACCCGACCAACGAGACCGCCGGCACCTTCGTGCCGGCGCAGATACTCTACGACGCGTTCCACGGGAGGTACAACAACTCGACGGGCGCCATCGTGCTGCTCTTCGTCATCTGGgcctccttcttcttcggcgGCCTCTCCATCACCACCAGCGCCGCCCGGGTGGTGTACGCGCTCTCGCGCGACCGCGGCGTCCCGTTTTCCTCCGTGTGGCGCAAGATCCACCCCACGCGCAAGGTGCCCGGGAACGCGGTGTGGCTGTGCGCCGCCGTGTGCGCGCTGTTGGGCCTGCCCATCCTCTGGATCAATGTGGTGTTCACGGCCATCACCTCCGTCGCCACCATCGGGTGGGTGGGCGGCTACGCGGTGCCCATCTTCGCACGCATGGTGATGCGGGAGGCGGACTTCCGGCCCGGGCCGTTCTACCTCGGGCGAGCCAGCAGGCCCGTCTGTCTCGTCGCGTTCCTGTGGATCTGCTACACCTGCTCCGTCTTCCTGCTCCCCACCGTGTACCCCATCAAGACGGACACCTTCAACTACGCGCCCATCGCGCTCGGCGTCGTCCTGGGGCTGATCATGCTGTGGTGGGTCGTCGACGCCAGGAAGTGGTTCAAGGGACCCGTCAGGAACATCGACGAGCAGGTCGATCACAACGGCGATGGCAATGGCAGTGTCAAGGTCTGA